The following are encoded in a window of Synergistaceae bacterium genomic DNA:
- a CDS encoding chromate transporter produces MIYVTLICEFLKVGLFSIGGGLATLPFLYQLADKYPWFTHAMLTDMIAISESTPGPIGLNMATYAGYSAGGVLGGVLATLSLLTPSFFILVFIVKILDKFKENRFVTSAFYGIRPAVTALIASAAIGIAKITLVDIPAFLQTGEVTDILRYKQSILFFAIFYLTNKYNKHPVYYIGGAAIIGALFKF; encoded by the coding sequence ATGATTTACGTTACTCTGATCTGCGAATTTCTGAAAGTGGGGCTTTTTTCCATCGGAGGCGGTCTCGCCACCCTGCCTTTTCTTTATCAGCTCGCCGACAAGTACCCTTGGTTCACTCACGCCATGCTCACGGACATGATCGCCATTTCCGAGTCCACTCCCGGTCCCATCGGCCTCAATATGGCCACCTATGCCGGATACTCGGCCGGCGGCGTTTTGGGAGGAGTATTGGCAACCCTATCTCTGCTCACTCCCTCTTTTTTCATCCTTGTGTTTATTGTGAAGATCCTGGACAAGTTCAAAGAGAACCGTTTTGTGACGTCCGCGTTTTACGGCATTAGGCCTGCTGTCACGGCCTTGATCGCCTCGGCTGCGATAGGCATCGCCAAAATCACCTTGGTCGATATCCCCGCCTTTCTCCAGACCGGCGAAGTCACGGATATTTTGCGTTACAAGCAGTCGATCTTATTTTTCGCGATCTTTTATCTAACCAATAAATACAATAAACATCCCGTCTACTACATTGGCGGGGCGGCAATCATCGGTGCTCTTTTCAAGTTTTAG
- a CDS encoding ankyrin repeat domain-containing protein, which translates to MEFLTNVWRNVRSRFRRPSGKTKDSSEILPEQPETLEKPAPAIPKKKKWNKKPAITIAAGVLLLASGVVLCCWVFSRSSTAERSESKREGIPTLSNLDKNLFQAVRDGDMDLVYRYLREGANINAVNNVGNTPIKVAIALNRVDIARELCDEGGASSFTSFTQGRSSPLIYAIVQNKPEIIRELLKSITDAKKIVNEIDRNGLTPLMYAVDRNYVAVARELLRAGADVDKPNKEGYTPLMTAVTVGKADMVAVLLDAGADTKAISPEGETALSIARRRNKQVIISLLSEAQQSRLL; encoded by the coding sequence ATGGAATTTTTGACCAACGTATGGCGGAACGTGAGGTCGAGGTTTAGGCGGCCTTCAGGCAAAACGAAAGATTCATCTGAGATATTGCCTGAACAGCCGGAGACCCTGGAGAAACCAGCCCCGGCAATCCCGAAAAAGAAAAAATGGAACAAAAAACCTGCGATCACGATTGCCGCCGGAGTATTGTTACTTGCGTCAGGGGTCGTTTTGTGTTGCTGGGTGTTTTCGCGCTCGTCGACGGCTGAGCGATCAGAGAGTAAACGGGAAGGGATTCCGACTCTTTCAAATTTGGATAAAAATCTTTTCCAGGCTGTGCGGGACGGCGATATGGACTTGGTATATCGATACCTGCGCGAGGGCGCCAACATCAACGCGGTGAACAACGTGGGGAACACACCCATCAAAGTGGCTATCGCGCTGAACAGGGTGGACATCGCGCGAGAGTTGTGCGATGAAGGAGGCGCCAGCTCTTTCACTTCTTTTACTCAGGGGCGAAGTTCTCCTTTGATTTACGCCATCGTGCAAAACAAACCGGAAATTATACGCGAATTACTGAAGTCGATAACAGACGCCAAAAAGATCGTCAATGAAATCGACAGAAACGGACTCACTCCTCTGATGTACGCGGTTGATCGCAATTATGTGGCGGTGGCACGGGAACTGCTGAGGGCGGGAGCCGACGTGGACAAACCCAACAAAGAAGGATATACTCCTTTAATGACAGCCGTGACCGTTGGGAAAGCGGACATGGTTGCTGTGCTTTTGGATGCCGGGGCGGATACGAAAGCCATTTCCCCGGAAGGGGAGACGGCTTTGAGTATAGCTCGGAGAAGAAACAAGCAGGTCATCATCTCTCTCCTCTCTGAAGCACAACAGTCGCGACTTTTGTAA
- a CDS encoding chromate transporter, producing MLVRVRELWEIFWVFFKIGILTFGGGYTMLPLLQRDIAQRRQWVTNEEIIDYYAISQSLPGIIAANTSMLIGYKKGKIPGLTAAALGIACPSLLIILIIAMFIANFLDLEIVAHAFNGIRVAVTVLIVNATISMWKSSVKDLPRLLVFAAALLMFAFVKISPIFPVVAGAVAGIALTERKKER from the coding sequence ATGCTCGTAAGAGTGAGAGAATTGTGGGAAATTTTTTGGGTTTTTTTCAAAATCGGCATACTGACCTTCGGTGGAGGGTACACGATGCTTCCTCTTTTGCAAAGAGATATCGCGCAACGGCGTCAGTGGGTGACCAACGAGGAGATCATCGACTACTACGCGATAAGCCAAAGCTTGCCTGGTATCATAGCGGCCAACACCTCCATGCTCATCGGCTACAAGAAAGGGAAAATTCCCGGCTTGACCGCCGCGGCGTTGGGCATCGCTTGCCCGTCGCTCCTCATCATCCTGATCATCGCCATGTTCATCGCGAACTTTCTGGACCTGGAGATTGTAGCCCACGCTTTTAACGGCATCCGAGTGGCGGTCACCGTACTGATCGTCAACGCCACCATCAGCATGTGGAAGAGCAGCGTAAAAGACCTGCCTCGTCTTCTCGTTTTCGCGGCGGCGCTGCTCATGTTCGCCTTCGTCAAAATATCCCCTATTTTTCCCGTCGTAGCTGGAGCTGTAGCGGGGATCGCGCTCACAGAAAGGAAAAAAGAGAGATGA